The following proteins come from a genomic window of Clostridia bacterium:
- a CDS encoding LysR family transcriptional regulator codes for MYDPHLDVFLRVAELGSFSKAAAAGFITPSAVIKQINLLESDLGVRLFERTHRGLKLTKAGESLKADAPEIIKKSMEAAHNAVLAMEHETDIIRIGTSPMTPAWVLIELWPKLSVLLPKLKFQLVPFDNTPQNARMILKNLGENIDVVSGIFDERLLDYRECSGIELSREKLCVAFSVNHPLAAKKRLSLKDLYGEELMMLAPGSMGCMDELREYLKSRHPQIKIIDFPLYNTGVFNECENKGRLLITVERWKTVHPLLKTVRMGWKYDMSYGLLYSRSPDRKVTQFLNAIKEIT; via the coding sequence CTGTACGACCCGCATTTGGACGTATTTCTTCGCGTGGCAGAGCTTGGCAGTTTTTCAAAAGCGGCGGCCGCTGGTTTTATTACGCCGTCCGCCGTGATAAAGCAGATAAACCTTCTTGAAAGCGACCTCGGCGTTCGTCTGTTTGAACGGACGCACAGGGGGCTTAAGCTTACAAAAGCGGGAGAATCCTTAAAGGCGGACGCGCCAGAGATCATAAAGAAAAGCATGGAGGCTGCGCACAACGCAGTTTTGGCCATGGAGCATGAAACCGATATAATACGAATAGGAACGTCGCCTATGACGCCTGCCTGGGTGCTTATTGAGCTTTGGCCCAAGCTTTCCGTTCTTTTGCCTAAGCTGAAATTTCAGCTTGTGCCGTTTGACAATACGCCGCAGAATGCAAGGATGATTTTGAAAAACTTAGGAGAGAATATCGACGTGGTATCGGGCATTTTTGACGAGCGTCTGCTCGACTACAGAGAATGCAGCGGCATAGAGCTTTCAAGGGAAAAGCTTTGCGTTGCTTTCTCCGTAAATCATCCGCTTGCCGCAAAGAAACGTCTGTCTTTAAAGGATCTGTACGGCGAAGAGCTCATGATGCTTGCCCCGGGAAGCATGGGATGCATGGATGAGCTGAGAGAATACCTGAAAAGCAGGCATCCACAGATAAAGATCATCGACTTTCCGCTGTATAACACAGGAGTTTTCAACGAATGCGAAAACAAAGGCAGGCTGCTTATAACCGTAGAGCGATGGAAAACGGTGCATCCGCTGTTAAAAACGGTACGCATGGGGTGGAAATATGATATGTCTTACGGTCTTTTGTATTCAAGATCGCCCGACAGAAAGGTAACACAGTTCCTTAACGCAATAAAAGAGATAACGTAG
- a CDS encoding leucine-rich repeat domain-containing protein produces the protein MKKKALSLIVAIVMVITMLPVMGLAADTPPAVNITSISYADGAVSLAWQPQDGVDGYRVYRKTGSSKWTVILSATTATSYTDTTAEGGTTYSYTIRSYVGSTYSTGYNATAKTITVLEPPPTEGLIFDASTGTVTGVEDKSITTLVIPKMIDGAAVTRIGDYAFSDCTGLMSVTIPSTVASIGEFAFAWCESLTSVTIPEGVTSIGNNAFSDCTALTSVTIPSSVTSIGSSAFYGCSGLTSISVASGNTAYTSVNGVLFTKDKKTIVTYPAGKSGAYTIPSGVTSIGNGAFNGCNDLASVTIPSSVTKIGDYAFYTCDGLKDVYYTGTQSEWQSISIDSYNDPLTKATIHYNSAN, from the coding sequence TTGAAAAAGAAAGCATTGAGCCTTATCGTGGCGATAGTCATGGTCATAACCATGCTGCCCGTGATGGGCTTGGCGGCAGACACGCCGCCGGCAGTGAACATCACGTCTATAAGCTATGCAGACGGCGCGGTCAGCCTCGCTTGGCAGCCGCAGGACGGCGTGGACGGATACCGCGTATACCGTAAGACAGGCAGCAGCAAATGGACCGTTATACTTTCGGCGACAACCGCTACATCGTATACCGATACAACGGCAGAAGGCGGCACGACGTACAGCTACACGATTCGTTCCTATGTTGGCAGCACGTACAGCACCGGCTACAACGCTACGGCGAAGACGATAACTGTTCTGGAGCCTCCTCCGACAGAGGGACTGATATTTGATGCGTCCACCGGCACGGTAACGGGTGTAGAGGACAAAAGCATAACTACACTTGTTATTCCCAAAATGATAGACGGCGCAGCCGTGACGAGAATTGGCGACTATGCGTTCTCCGACTGCACCGGCCTTATGTCCGTGACGATACCGTCGACCGTTGCGAGCATCGGCGAGTTTGCGTTCGCGTGGTGCGAAAGTCTTACGTCTGTGACTATACCCGAAGGCGTGACGAGCATTGGCAATAATGCGTTCTCCGACTGCACCGCCCTTACGTCGGTGACTATACCGTCAAGCGTGACGAGTATTGGCAGCAGCGCGTTCTACGGCTGCAGCGGTCTTACGTCTATAAGTGTTGCATCGGGGAATACTGCGTATACTTCCGTAAACGGTGTCTTATTCACAAAAGATAAAAAAACGATTGTGACATATCCGGCAGGCAAAAGCGGAGCGTATACTATACCGTCCGGCGTGACGAGCATAGGCAACGGTGCATTTAACGGCTGCAACGATCTCGCTTCGGTGACGATACCGTCGAGCGTGACGAAAATAGGCGACTATGCGTTCTATACCTGCGACGGTCTTAAAGACGTATACTACACAGGCACTCAATCTGAGTGGCAGAGCATAAGCATAGATTCATATAACGACCCCCTCACCAAAGCCACCATCCACTACAACAGCGCAAACTAA
- a CDS encoding type II toxin-antitoxin system Phd/YefM family antitoxin, producing MTIDTGAIVTATEANQNFSRVAKLAEKKGRVVVFKNNRPKLLVIDLDTEPQIDMTEDEKIDFVAARILREHKAAFEELAK from the coding sequence ATGACGATCGATACCGGTGCCATCGTGACGGCGACCGAGGCAAATCAGAACTTTTCCCGCGTTGCAAAACTGGCAGAGAAGAAAGGCCGCGTCGTGGTCTTTAAGAACAATCGGCCGAAGCTGCTCGTGATCGATCTTGACACGGAGCCGCAGATCGATATGACGGAAGACGAGAAGATCGATTTCGTTGCAGCGCGGATCCTGCGCGAACACAAAGCTGCGTTTGAGGAGTTGGCAAAATGA
- a CDS encoding DNA-3-methyladenine glycosylase 2 family protein has product MNDATLIKNAQNFDIKQIFECGQAFRFDPSPNGGYEGVAFGQYLHVTQSDEGVLIHAPKSEYDAIWRAYFDVDRDYQKIIDALSRDDDIMRAASAFGSGIRVLNQDTFECLISFIISQSNNIPRIKGIIERLCENFGEKIFAPDGRAFYTFPTLERLSEASTDDLGVIRAGFRAKYIKDALDKINAGDVDLSSLKTKDALEGREELKKINGVGDKVANCVLLFGAGKVDAFPVDTWIKKAILKFYGGRNFDPAMFAPYCGLAQQYLFYYARENKI; this is encoded by the coding sequence ATGAACGATGCAACGCTTATAAAAAACGCGCAAAATTTTGATATAAAGCAGATATTTGAATGCGGACAGGCGTTCCGCTTCGATCCGTCGCCAAACGGCGGATATGAGGGCGTGGCTTTCGGGCAATATCTTCATGTGACGCAGTCGGACGAAGGCGTTTTGATACATGCGCCGAAAAGCGAGTACGACGCGATATGGCGCGCATATTTCGATGTTGACCGAGATTATCAAAAGATCATAGACGCGCTGTCGCGCGACGACGACATAATGCGCGCCGCCTCGGCCTTCGGCAGCGGCATCCGCGTTTTAAATCAGGATACGTTCGAGTGCCTTATCTCGTTCATCATTTCGCAAAGCAATAATATCCCCCGCATAAAGGGCATAATCGAGCGGCTGTGCGAAAACTTCGGAGAGAAGATATTCGCCCCCGACGGGCGTGCGTTCTATACATTCCCCACTCTCGAACGCTTAAGCGAAGCGTCTACAGACGACTTAGGCGTCATACGTGCCGGCTTTCGGGCTAAATATATAAAGGACGCACTTGATAAAATAAACGCGGGCGACGTAGACCTTTCATCGCTTAAGACGAAGGACGCGCTCGAAGGACGCGAGGAGCTTAAAAAGATAAACGGCGTAGGCGACAAGGTGGCGAACTGCGTGCTTTTATTCGGCGCAGGCAAGGTAGACGCCTTCCCTGTCGATACGTGGATAAAAAAGGCCATATTGAAATTCTACGGCGGCCGCAATTTCGACCCCGCTATGTTCGCGCCTTACTGCGGCCTTGCCCAACAGTATCTTTTCTACTATGCGAGAGAGAACAAAATATAA
- a CDS encoding type II toxin-antitoxin system death-on-curing family toxin, which yields MIKFSKEKVLLLHKLLAEATGGSVGVRDEGLLDSALESAFSGFGGQEFYPSKEEKGARLGYTLISNHAFVDGNKRIGIYVMLSFLEMNGIRIRCTDEELIHVGLSVADGSMGYEDLLKWVKNHEE from the coding sequence ATGATCAAATTCTCAAAAGAAAAGGTCCTGCTCCTTCATAAACTGCTGGCAGAAGCAACCGGCGGAAGCGTCGGTGTGCGTGATGAGGGTTTGCTGGATTCTGCGTTGGAAAGCGCATTCTCCGGCTTCGGAGGTCAAGAATTCTATCCCAGCAAAGAGGAAAAAGGGGCAAGGCTCGGCTATACACTGATCTCTAACCATGCTTTTGTGGACGGCAACAAACGGATCGGCATCTATGTGATGCTCTCTTTTCTTGAAATGAACGGCATCAGAATTCGCTGCACAGACGAGGAATTGATCCATGTCGGGCTTTCTGTTGCAGACGGAAGCATGGGATATGAGGATCTGCTCAAATGGGTCAAAAATCACGAGGAATGA
- a CDS encoding ArsB/NhaD family transporter — protein sequence MTTPQIIALVVFILVMAAIVSEKIHRAAAAIAGAIILIFFGIIDFNESLGFIDFNTLGVLIGMMTFVGVVKESGLFEFLAIKSAKIAKGKPWRIMVIFIIITAVLSALLDNVTTVLLIGPMTLTICAMLEINPVPFLMTQILASNVGGTATLIGDPPNIMIGSAANLSFGDFIVNLTPAVVVILVVFILIFKFMYGRKMKVTEEAMSSVMQLDEKKAIKDRPLFIKSVVMIVIVVAGFVLHGSIGVSSSVVALTAAAVMLIIGKQEVEHILCSIEWPTILFFVGLFVVVGGMEKVGIITALANFLMDATHGEMVVAMILIVIVSAVVSAILDNIPFVATMIPVIITMEASGMDVMPLWWALSLGACLGGNGTLIGASANVVLSGISKREGYPITFISFLKIGFPMMLVSVAIAAVYLVIRF from the coding sequence ATGACAACACCACAAATCATTGCTCTCGTCGTGTTTATTCTCGTTATGGCCGCCATAGTATCGGAAAAGATACATCGTGCCGCAGCGGCTATCGCCGGCGCGATAATCCTTATCTTCTTCGGTATTATCGACTTTAATGAAAGTCTCGGCTTTATCGACTTTAACACGCTGGGCGTACTCATCGGCATGATGACCTTCGTCGGAGTAGTCAAGGAATCGGGACTGTTTGAATTCCTTGCTATAAAATCGGCAAAGATTGCAAAGGGCAAGCCATGGCGCATCATGGTAATATTCATTATCATTACTGCGGTGCTCTCGGCGCTTCTCGATAACGTAACGACCGTACTGCTCATCGGTCCCATGACGCTCACTATATGCGCTATGCTTGAGATAAACCCCGTGCCGTTCTTAATGACGCAGATACTCGCGTCTAACGTCGGCGGTACGGCGACGCTCATCGGCGACCCGCCGAATATCATGATAGGCAGCGCGGCAAACCTCTCGTTCGGCGACTTTATCGTAAACCTTACGCCCGCAGTAGTAGTTATACTCGTCGTGTTCATTCTCATCTTCAAGTTTATGTACGGACGCAAGATGAAGGTGACCGAAGAAGCTATGTCAAGCGTTATGCAGCTTGACGAGAAAAAAGCGATTAAGGATCGTCCTCTCTTTATCAAGAGCGTTGTTATGATCGTCATCGTAGTTGCGGGCTTCGTGCTCCACGGCTCTATCGGCGTAAGCTCGTCGGTAGTCGCTCTTACCGCAGCGGCAGTAATGCTCATTATCGGCAAGCAGGAAGTAGAGCACATCCTCTGCTCCATCGAATGGCCGACCATACTTTTCTTCGTAGGCCTCTTCGTAGTAGTAGGCGGCATGGAGAAGGTCGGCATTATCACCGCACTTGCAAACTTCCTTATGGATGCAACGCACGGCGAAATGGTAGTAGCTATGATACTCATCGTTATCGTTTCCGCGGTAGTTTCCGCGATACTCGACAATATTCCCTTCGTTGCGACTATGATACCTGTTATCATAACGATGGAGGCAAGCGGCATGGACGTTATGCCTCTTTGGTGGGCGCTCTCCCTGGGCGCATGCCTCGGCGGCAACGGTACGCTCATCGGCGCGTCGGCAAACGTCGTGCTCTCCGGTATTTCGAAGCGCGAGGGTTACCCGATAACGTTCATAAGCTTCTTAAAGATCGGCTTCCCCATGATGCTCGTTTCCGTAGCGATAGCTGCCGTTTACCTAGTGATCCGCTTCTGA